In the Sandaracinus amylolyticus genome, CCGAGCGCGCGCTTGAGGCGCCACATCGCCTTCGCGTCGGACTGCGGCATCACGTAGAGCTGGCCGCGCTCGAGCCCGCGCAGCGCGTGCTCCGCGATCTCCTCGGCGCTCCACTTCGCCTGCGTGACGAGCTTCTCGGTGCGCCCGTTGAGCATCCCGGTCGCGCGCGAGCCCTTGTGGATGTTGGTGCGGAAGAAGCTCGGGCAGAGCGCGGTCACCTGGATGCCGCTCGTCGCGAGCTCGGTCGCGAGCGTCTCGCTGAGCGCGATCACGCCCGCCTTCGTGACGTTGTAGGGCCCCATCATCGGCGCCGACACGACGCCCGCGATCGACGCGACGTTGAGGATCCATCCCGACTTCTGCGCCTTCATCTTCGGCACGAAGTAGTGGCAGCCGTAGATGACACCCCAGAGGTTGATGTCGACCTGCCACTTCCAGTCCTCGAGCGGGATCGCACCGACCTCGCCCGCGACCGCGACGCCCGCGTTGTTCACGAGCACGTCGACGCCGCCCCAGAGCGCGTCGGCGCGCTTCGCCATGCCCTCGATCTGCGCCGCGTCGCGCACGTCGACGATCATCGACTCGACCTGGGCGCCTTTCCCCTGCGCCAGCGCGACCGTCTCGCCGAGCCCCTCCTTCGACACGTCGCTCAGCAGCAGGCGCGCACCGCGCTCCGCCAGCGCGAGCGACACGGCTCGCCCGAAGCCGCTTCCCGCGCCGGTGATGACCGAACGCGCACCGCTGGGGATCTTGCTCGTCGTCATTCGAAGTCTCCTGCTCGCGCCTCGCGCGGGCTCGCGAGCCTATCACGCACATGGCAGCATCCCAGTCATGGCGGGGCAGGCCTTCTACGGACCGCGCGTCGGAGAGGCGCTGCAGCTCGCGGCCGACGCGTTCGCAGCGCGCGCACGCAAAGGCAGCGGTGTGCCGTACCTGACGCACCTGCTCTCGGTCACGACGCTCGTGATGGAGCACGGCGGCGACGAAGATCAGATCTGCGCGGCTGCGCTCCACGACTATCTCGAGGACATCCCGGGCGCGCTCGCGTCCGAGCTCGAGGCGCGCTTCGGCGCGCGCGTCACGCGGCTGGTGCGCG is a window encoding:
- a CDS encoding SDR family NAD(P)-dependent oxidoreductase — protein: MTTSKIPSGARSVITGAGSGFGRAVSLALAERGARLLLSDVSKEGLGETVALAQGKGAQVESMIVDVRDAAQIEGMAKRADALWGGVDVLVNNAGVAVAGEVGAIPLEDWKWQVDINLWGVIYGCHYFVPKMKAQKSGWILNVASIAGVVSAPMMGPYNVTKAGVIALSETLATELATSGIQVTALCPSFFRTNIHKGSRATGMLNGRTEKLVTQAKWSAEEIAEHALRGLERGQLYVMPQSDAKAMWRLKRALGGGFFGAIGAAAKRGVLDRVMGRD